The genomic segment GCCCAGATGGGAAAGTACATGGTCGGAAGAATTCTCACCTTTTATCTTTATCCCTTCAATTTTGGAGAATTTCTAAGGGCTCAAGACACTCGCCTGGAGAGAATTTATCAGGAGAGGAATCAAAAGATTTTAAGTTGGCTGATGGAGGGTAAAAAAATCCCTTTTCAAAGAGGCGAAGATGCTTTCATTTCGGAAATGGAGAAATATTATGAAGAACATTGTGTTTGGGGAGGCTTCCCTGCCGTTATTCTCTCCAAGAGGAAGGAAGAGCGATGGAAAGTTCTGGGAGATATTTTTAACAATTACCTTTTAAAAGACATCAAGGGACTTTTGGCCTTGGCTACGGACCGGGACTTGGTGAATCTGGCTCAATACCTTGCCCCTCAAATCGGTAATCTCGTGAACCATCACCATTTGAGCCAGGCTTGCACCCTGGAATATCGAAAACTAAAAAAACATTTGACCCTTCTTCAGGAGACTTTTATTTCTCAAGAGATTCGTCCCTTTTTCAAAAATCGTCAAAAGGAATTGACCAAAAGTCCGAAGATTTTCTTTCTGGATTTGGGATTTCGTAATTTCCTCATGGAGAATATGAATGGTTTCAGAAAAAGATCAGATGCAGGCGCCATGGTGGAAAACAGGGTTTTTATTCGCCTGCGTGAGCTTTCAGAGGATTTAAGGAAAATCAACTTTTGGAGAACAAAAATGGGTGCAGAA from the Chlamydiota bacterium genome contains:
- a CDS encoding ATP-binding protein — its product is MSVERDLAKHILSFLHRREFIALLGPRQVGKTTLLEMLRTALIQKMEGKSELVRQVTFEDRRVLDEFERDPTAYVASFFSTPPPLSAYLMVDEFQYAERGGQKLKLIFDTMPWLKIIVTGSSSLDIKAQMGKYMVGRILTFYLYPFNFGEFLRAQDTRLERIYQERNQKILSWLMEGKKIPFQRGEDAFISEMEKYYEEHCVWGGFPAVILSKRKEERWKVLGDIFNNYLLKDIKGLLALATDRDLVNLAQYLAPQIGNLVNHHHLSQACTLEYRKLKKHLTLLQETFISQEIRPFFKNRQKELTKSPKIFFLDLGFRNFLMENMNGFRKRSDAGAMVENRVFIRLRELSEDLRKINFWRTKMGAE